The Acidimicrobiales bacterium genome includes a window with the following:
- the ligD gene encoding non-homologous end-joining DNA ligase, translated as MASSSGSVEVELEGRRLKLSNLDKVLYPESGFAKGQVIDYYMRVASALLPHLRRRPLTLKRYPNGVDAGFFYEKQCPSHRPDWVQTVEIPSERTKGKAVNYCTADDLPTLAWLANLAAIELHPLLARADGADDESSRDAVNRPTMVVFDLDPGPPADVVTCAQVACWLREVLDDLGLASFPKTSGSKGLQVYVPLNTPHTYDETKPFAHAIARLLEKHHPDHALEKMDKSLRRGKVLIDWSQNHITKTTICAYSLRARPQPTVSTPISWQEVESGRDADGASQLHFEADEVLERLDRSGDLFAPVLELEQRLPQIG; from the coding sequence ATGGCATCCTCCTCAGGCAGCGTCGAGGTCGAGCTCGAGGGGCGCCGGCTCAAGCTCTCGAACCTCGACAAGGTCCTCTACCCCGAGTCCGGGTTCGCGAAAGGCCAGGTGATCGACTACTACATGCGGGTCGCCTCGGCGCTGCTCCCCCACCTCCGCCGCCGGCCCCTCACCCTGAAGCGCTACCCCAACGGCGTGGACGCCGGGTTCTTCTACGAGAAGCAGTGCCCGTCGCACCGCCCTGACTGGGTCCAGACGGTCGAGATCCCGAGCGAGCGCACCAAGGGGAAGGCGGTGAACTACTGCACGGCCGACGACCTGCCCACCCTGGCCTGGCTCGCCAACCTGGCCGCCATCGAGCTGCACCCCCTGCTTGCGCGGGCCGATGGAGCCGATGACGAGTCGTCGCGCGACGCCGTGAACCGGCCCACCATGGTCGTCTTCGACCTCGACCCGGGACCGCCGGCCGACGTGGTGACCTGCGCCCAGGTGGCGTGCTGGCTGCGGGAGGTCCTGGACGACCTGGGCCTCGCATCCTTCCCGAAGACCTCAGGCTCCAAGGGCCTCCAGGTCTACGTCCCCCTCAATACTCCGCACACCTACGACGAGACCAAGCCCTTTGCCCACGCCATCGCCCGACTGTTGGAGAAGCACCACCCCGACCACGCCCTCGAGAAGATGGACAAGAGCCTGCGGCGGGGCAAGGTGCTCATCGACTGGAGCCAGAACCACATCACCAAGACGACCATCTGCGCCTACTCCCTGCGGGCCCGGCCGCAGCCCACGGTCTCGACACCGATCTCGTGGCAGGAGGTCGAGAGCGGGCGCGACGCGGACGGCGCGTCGCAGCTCCATTTCGAGGCCGATGAGGTGTTGGAGCGGCTTGATCGGTCGGGGGACCTGTTCGCGCCTGTCCTCGAGCTCGAGCAGCGCCTCCCCCAGATCGGCTGA
- a CDS encoding pyrimidine reductase family protein codes for MRRLLPDPAGDVDLDEAYALPGPARLHVRANFVTSVDGAAEVGGRSGGLSSDADHRVFSVLRGLCDVVLVGAGTVRQERYGPARPSEERRARRQAHGLAAVPPIAVVTSRIDLDLESAFFTDAATPPVILTTDAAPADLRRRAAQAADVAVCGDTAVDLASAVQALVERGLTRVLCEGGPHMLDQLVTTGRLDELCLSLSPVIAGPERLRIIGGPALDEPARLELAHVLAADGMLFLRYQVDPRSAV; via the coding sequence GTGCGCCGATTGCTGCCCGACCCGGCCGGCGACGTCGATCTCGACGAGGCCTACGCCCTCCCGGGGCCGGCCCGACTCCACGTGCGGGCCAACTTCGTGACGAGCGTCGACGGCGCCGCCGAGGTGGGGGGTCGCTCCGGCGGCTTGTCCTCGGACGCCGACCATCGGGTCTTCTCGGTGCTCCGGGGCCTGTGTGACGTGGTCCTGGTCGGAGCGGGCACCGTGCGCCAGGAGCGCTACGGACCGGCCCGGCCGAGCGAGGAGCGTCGCGCCCGGCGACAGGCGCACGGCCTCGCCGCCGTGCCCCCCATCGCAGTGGTCACCTCTCGGATCGACCTCGACCTCGAGAGCGCCTTCTTCACCGACGCCGCGACCCCCCCGGTGATCCTCACGACCGACGCCGCCCCCGCCGACCTCCGACGCCGGGCCGCCCAGGCGGCCGACGTGGCCGTCTGCGGCGACACCGCGGTGGACCTGGCCTCGGCCGTGCAGGCACTCGTCGAGCGAGGTCTCACGCGCGTGCTGTGCGAAGGTGGTCCCCACATGCTGGACCAGCTCGTCACCACCGGCCGCCTCGACGAGCTCTGCCTCAGCCTGTCCCCGGTGATCGCCGGTCCCGAACGCCTGCGTATCATCGGCGGCCCCGCACTGGACGAGCCGGCGCGTCTCGAGCTGGCCCACGTCCTCGCCGCCGACGGAATGCTGTTTCTCCGCTACCAGGTGGACCCGCGCTCAGCGGTCTGA
- a CDS encoding PHP domain-containing protein, which yields MGPVETLERIAFLLEREGERAYRVRAFRTAAATLSAISPEELAERDRTGRLQELPGVGDTTARVVHEALAGEVPGYLARLEAAPAPDPGPGAGIRSQLRGDCHTHSDWSDGGSPIETMARTAAALGHDYVVLTDHSPSLTVAHGLTAERLERQLEVVEEVNAKLAPFRILTGVEVDILEDGALDQDEALLARLDVVVGSVHSKLRMDAVGMTRRMVAALSSPHVDILGHCTGRMVVGRGRPESSFDADEVFGAAVTFDKAVEINCRPERLDPPKRLLRQVVDTGCKLSIDSDAHAPGQLEWQPFGCERAADCGVQIDSIVNSWPAERLLEWAASHASDR from the coding sequence ATGGGACCGGTCGAGACCCTCGAGCGGATCGCCTTCTTGCTGGAGCGGGAGGGCGAGCGCGCCTATCGGGTGCGGGCCTTTCGGACGGCAGCCGCGACGTTGTCAGCCATCAGTCCTGAAGAGCTCGCCGAGCGTGATCGGACCGGGCGGCTGCAGGAGCTGCCCGGCGTCGGCGACACGACGGCGCGCGTGGTGCACGAGGCGCTGGCCGGGGAAGTGCCGGGGTACCTGGCCCGCCTCGAGGCAGCGCCAGCGCCCGATCCAGGCCCGGGGGCGGGGATCCGGTCCCAGCTGCGCGGCGACTGTCACACCCACTCCGACTGGTCCGACGGCGGAAGTCCCATCGAGACCATGGCCCGCACCGCGGCCGCCCTGGGCCACGACTACGTCGTGCTCACCGACCACTCGCCGTCGCTCACGGTGGCCCACGGCCTGACGGCCGAGCGTCTCGAGCGCCAGCTGGAGGTGGTCGAGGAGGTCAATGCCAAGCTGGCCCCATTTCGCATCCTGACCGGCGTCGAGGTGGACATCCTCGAGGACGGCGCGCTCGATCAGGACGAGGCCCTGCTGGCCCGCCTCGACGTCGTGGTGGGAAGCGTCCACTCCAAGCTGCGAATGGATGCGGTGGGCATGACCCGCCGCATGGTGGCCGCCTTGAGCAGCCCACACGTGGACATCCTCGGGCACTGCACGGGACGGATGGTCGTCGGTCGCGGGCGGCCGGAGTCGAGCTTCGACGCCGACGAGGTGTTCGGCGCCGCTGTCACCTTCGACAAGGCGGTGGAGATCAACTGCCGCCCCGAGCGCCTCGACCCTCCCAAACGCCTGCTCCGTCAGGTGGTCGACACCGGCTGCAAGCTGTCGATCGACAGTGACGCCCACGCGCCGGGGCAGCTGGAGTGGCAGCCCTTCGGCTGCGAGCGGGCGGCGGACTGCGGGGTGCAGATCGACTCGATCGTCAACAGCTGGCCCGCCGAGCGCCTGCTCGAGTGGGCGGCGTCACACGCGTCAGACCGCTGA